A genomic region of Nostoc sp. UHCC 0702 contains the following coding sequences:
- a CDS encoding tetratricopeptide repeat protein — MHSQKIDLIAFITLILTALMPFAANFPILIQASQILAQTPTDRKAEADRLVKQGIEQFQTSQFEVAFQSWQQALVIYREIKDRQGEGAVLNNLGVAYNILGDYTKAIEYLQQSLAIARETKNRQQQADILGGLGSAYLKLGDYTKAIDYQQQRLAIAKEIKDRTAQQQSLGELGIAYLKLEDYTKAINYQQQSLAIAREIKDRKGERNALGNLGNVYNFLEDYAKAVGYYQQSLAISREIKDPKAESIALNNLGSVYFALKDYSKAIEYYQQYLLMTPQIKDRKTEVVVLENIAKSYEGLKDLPRAIKYYQQLLALARQIKDQKRELLALFSLGKAYKQLKEFPIAIEYYQQLLAIAHQIKDQQIQLLALMNLGIGYDELKDFPQVIKYYQQALVVSPEIKNREYELLVLKNLGDAYISLKDYAKAIDAFQQALVLARQIKDIKNEAAFLINLGHSYFSLNNYAQSIDYHQQALVIVRQLKDQKKELLALLEIGLAYETLKDLPQAIQYYQQALVVSREIKNPQYEVMALGRLGTA; from the coding sequence ATGCATTCTCAAAAAATCGATTTAATCGCGTTTATCACTCTCATCTTGACTGCTTTAATGCCTTTTGCTGCCAACTTTCCTATACTAATTCAGGCATCACAGATATTAGCACAAACACCCACCGATCGCAAAGCAGAAGCCGACCGACTGGTGAAACAAGGTATTGAGCAGTTTCAAACAAGTCAATTTGAAGTTGCGTTCCAGTCTTGGCAACAGGCACTAGTTATCTATCGAGAAATCAAAGACCGCCAAGGAGAGGGTGCGGTTTTGAACAATCTGGGAGTAGCTTACAATATTTTGGGAGACTACACCAAGGCGATTGAGTATTTACAGCAGAGTTTAGCGATCGCCAGAGAAACCAAAAACCGCCAACAACAGGCGGATATTCTGGGTGGACTGGGAAGTGCTTACTTAAAGTTAGGAGACTACACCAAGGCCATTGACTACCAACAGCAGAGATTAGCGATCGCTAAGGAAATCAAAGACCGCACAGCACAGCAGCAATCTTTGGGTGAACTGGGAATTGCTTATTTAAAACTAGAAGACTACACCAAAGCTATTAACTACCAGCAACAGAGTTTAGCGATCGCCCGTGAAATCAAAGACCGCAAGGGTGAAAGGAATGCTCTAGGCAATCTCGGAAATGTTTACAATTTCCTTGAAGATTACGCCAAAGCAGTTGGTTACTACCAGCAAAGTTTAGCAATTTCTAGAGAAATCAAAGACCCTAAAGCTGAAAGTATAGCCTTGAACAATCTGGGAAGTGTTTACTTTGCTTTGAAAGACTACAGCAAAGCAATTGAATATTATCAGCAATATTTGCTGATGACACCGCAAATCAAAGACCGCAAAACTGAGGTAGTTGTACTGGAAAATATCGCCAAATCTTATGAAGGTTTAAAAGATTTACCACGGGCAATTAAATATTATCAACAGCTTTTGGCACTAGCACGGCAAATCAAAGACCAAAAACGAGAGTTACTTGCATTATTCAGTCTCGGCAAAGCTTATAAGCAGCTAAAAGAATTCCCAATAGCAATTGAATATTATCAACAGCTTTTAGCGATAGCACACCAAATCAAAGACCAACAAATACAATTATTGGCGCTCATGAATCTTGGTATAGGTTATGATGAATTAAAAGATTTTCCACAGGTAATCAAATATTATCAGCAAGCTTTGGTAGTTTCACCGGAAATCAAAAACCGCGAATACGAGTTATTAGTTCTGAAAAATTTGGGTGATGCTTACATTTCTCTCAAGGACTATGCCAAAGCCATTGATGCTTTTCAACAAGCCTTGGTATTAGCACGGCAAATCAAAGACATCAAAAATGAGGCTGCCTTTCTGATAAATCTAGGACATAGTTATTTTTCTCTAAACAATTATGCCCAATCAATTGATTACCATCAGCAAGCTTTAGTGATTGTACGGCAACTCAAAGACCAGAAAAAGGAGTTACTTGCTTTACTAGAAATTGGATTGGCTTATGAAACTCTCAAAGACTTACCACAGGCAATCCAATATTATCAGCAAGCTTTGGTAGTTTCACGGGAAATCAAAAATCCCCAATACGAAGTCATGGCTTTAGGAAGACTTGGTACGGCTTAA
- a CDS encoding helix-turn-helix domain-containing protein, with the protein MPYTIPNNSCVGCDNCRPQCPTGAIQLENDEYWIDPGLCNNCEGYYSEPQCVIACPTNSPIPWQAKKGRCKVEPRDATSSDLFSNGKNNPFASAIVIWEACNVLAQRTSLNWEIDEQGYLCYGRQVKQGRGAIAFHIQDPFKVSDRVSDLAAIEQLDIRAACMHLIFAAHATASDPAWEQEFAIDERQIEKYLGLEKRKDLSKNAKLALMKNIVQQVCSLIVSIEWPQQGRVNGFCVKNSRLWHLVDIQHHFQEDDLGCKYLVGLTFKVKAGIWAQYFLNKQACKERTAFYQYGNLPKTLLTTVMSIWQQHEGAVRLMLWLLFKTKMGKEQRITVPTLLRIAYGEEKVNLACRQREERKRLLRTFENDLEVLNHHGIKPFFDPVTYPTEIQPLWAKLMGIPEDPDEALEFWINDGGGEIRLTDSGPRGKWNLLMNARILSFELPPEWEQQNSDSPKKQRRTVKTRRKIKTTGDLLGEQILQARKNLKLSQRELAKLTGKSQSWIRDVENGRLKAKSEDQLLLRKVLNIA; encoded by the coding sequence ATGCCTTATACAATTCCTAACAACAGTTGCGTTGGATGTGACAACTGCCGTCCCCAATGTCCTACGGGTGCAATCCAACTAGAGAATGATGAATACTGGATCGATCCTGGTCTTTGTAACAACTGCGAGGGCTATTATTCGGAACCACAATGTGTAATTGCTTGTCCTACTAATTCTCCCATACCCTGGCAGGCAAAAAAGGGGAGATGTAAAGTTGAACCGAGAGACGCTACCAGCTCGGATTTATTTTCTAATGGGAAGAATAACCCATTTGCAAGTGCAATTGTGATTTGGGAAGCTTGCAACGTATTGGCACAGCGGACATCTTTAAATTGGGAAATCGATGAACAAGGTTATTTATGTTACGGGCGACAAGTTAAGCAAGGTAGAGGTGCGATCGCTTTTCACATCCAAGATCCATTTAAAGTTAGCGATCGCGTCAGTGACTTAGCAGCAATTGAGCAACTTGACATTAGAGCCGCTTGTATGCATTTGATATTTGCCGCCCATGCGACAGCTTCAGATCCAGCTTGGGAACAAGAGTTTGCCATTGATGAACGGCAAATTGAGAAATATTTAGGCTTGGAGAAACGCAAAGACCTGAGTAAAAATGCCAAACTGGCTCTGATGAAAAACATTGTACAGCAAGTTTGCTCACTCATCGTTTCCATTGAATGGCCGCAACAAGGACGAGTCAACGGCTTCTGTGTGAAAAACAGCCGCTTGTGGCACTTAGTAGATATTCAGCATCACTTTCAAGAGGACGATTTGGGGTGTAAATATTTAGTCGGACTAACTTTTAAAGTCAAAGCAGGCATCTGGGCCCAGTATTTCCTCAACAAACAAGCATGTAAAGAGCGAACAGCATTTTATCAATATGGTAATCTACCCAAAACGCTGTTAACAACAGTGATGAGTATTTGGCAGCAACATGAAGGAGCAGTTAGATTAATGCTGTGGTTGCTGTTTAAAACCAAAATGGGTAAAGAACAACGCATCACTGTTCCTACCTTACTACGCATTGCTTACGGTGAAGAAAAAGTTAACCTTGCTTGTAGACAACGGGAAGAACGTAAACGTTTGCTGCGAACATTTGAAAATGACTTAGAAGTTCTCAATCATCATGGCATCAAACCATTTTTTGACCCAGTAACTTACCCCACAGAAATACAACCTTTGTGGGCAAAGTTAATGGGAATTCCCGAAGATCCAGATGAAGCATTGGAATTTTGGATTAATGACGGCGGTGGCGAAATTCGCCTGACAGATTCAGGCCCCCGTGGTAAGTGGAATCTGCTGATGAATGCGCGGATTTTATCTTTTGAACTACCGCCAGAATGGGAACAACAAAACTCTGATTCGCCCAAAAAGCAGCGGCGGACTGTCAAAACCAGAAGAAAGATTAAAACTACAGGCGATTTGCTTGGCGAACAGATTTTGCAGGCGCGAAAAAATTTGAAACTTTCTCAGCGGGAATTGGCAAAGCTAACAGGTAAAAGCCAAAGCTGGATTCGAGATGTAGAAAACGGCCGCTTAAAAGCCAAGTCAGAAGACCAATTACTGTTACGGAAGGTGTTGAATATTGCTTAA
- the fdxB gene encoding ferredoxin III, nif-specific encodes MATLTGLTYGGKTWTPKFAQEIDKDKCIGCGRCIKVCGYNVLNLKALNEEGEFVEDEDDEEIERKVMTVTTPENCIGCEACARICPKNCYTHAALNN; translated from the coding sequence ATGGCAACACTAACAGGATTGACATATGGTGGTAAAACTTGGACACCCAAATTTGCCCAAGAAATTGACAAAGACAAATGTATCGGTTGTGGCAGATGTATTAAAGTATGTGGTTATAATGTGCTGAATTTGAAAGCACTCAACGAAGAAGGAGAATTTGTAGAAGATGAAGACGATGAAGAAATTGAACGCAAAGTCATGACAGTAACTACTCCAGAAAACTGTATTGGTTGTGAAGCTTGTGCGCGGATTTGCCCGAAAAATTGCTACACTCATGCTGCATTAAACAATTAA
- a CDS encoding cytochrome c oxidase subunit II: MEQIPVSLWTLVAGIVVTAISIWIGYNHTLLPIQASEQAPLVDGFFNIMFTIAIALFLVVEGTILVFLVKYRRRRGDDTDGVRVEGNVPLEIFWTAIPTLIVLCLGIYSVDVFNRMGGFEPGSHPHSAAHVAQMPGAAIAATLNNASEPTTAPTIGIGASPTTLGKPANLVVDVQGIQYAWIFNYPETGITSGELHIPVGADVQLNLSAKDVIHSFWVPNFRLKQDALPGIPTQLRFVATKPGTYPVVCAELCGGYHGSMRTQVIVHTPEEFDSWLTENQIAQKQDLHQAVAVNPADLSTSEFLAPHTHNMGISPETLKSLVKSQ, translated from the coding sequence ATGGAACAAATTCCTGTTTCACTATGGACTCTGGTAGCTGGAATAGTAGTTACAGCTATCAGTATTTGGATTGGTTACAACCACACTCTACTGCCGATACAAGCATCGGAACAAGCGCCTTTGGTAGACGGATTTTTTAATATCATGTTTACCATCGCCATTGCCCTGTTTCTGGTTGTAGAAGGAACCATTCTGGTTTTTTTGGTTAAGTATCGTCGCCGTCGGGGAGATGATACCGATGGCGTGCGAGTAGAAGGAAATGTGCCGTTAGAAATTTTTTGGACGGCAATTCCAACACTGATTGTCCTCTGTTTGGGCATTTACAGCGTAGATGTTTTTAATCGCATGGGAGGATTTGAGCCAGGGAGTCATCCTCATTCTGCGGCTCATGTTGCTCAGATGCCAGGAGCAGCGATTGCTGCTACCCTGAATAATGCCTCAGAACCGACAACAGCCCCCACAATTGGTATTGGTGCGTCTCCTACAACGCTAGGTAAACCAGCCAATTTGGTTGTTGATGTCCAAGGGATACAGTACGCTTGGATATTTAACTATCCTGAAACTGGCATTACTTCTGGAGAATTGCACATCCCCGTCGGTGCTGACGTGCAACTGAATCTTTCAGCAAAAGATGTCATTCACTCATTTTGGGTGCCAAATTTCCGGTTGAAGCAGGATGCGCTTCCCGGTATCCCCACCCAACTGCGATTTGTCGCCACTAAACCAGGTACATACCCTGTAGTTTGTGCAGAATTGTGCGGTGGTTATCACGGTTCTATGCGGACACAAGTAATTGTCCACACACCAGAAGAGTTTGATAGCTGGTTGACAGAAAACCAAATTGCCCAAAAGCAAGATTTACATCAAGCCGTTGCTGTAAATCCAGCTGACTTATCAACATCAGAGTTTCTTGCACCCCACACCCACAACATGGGGATTAGTCCAGAAACTCTCAAGTCATTAGTCAAGAGTCAATAG
- the ctaD gene encoding cytochrome c oxidase subunit I gives MTQVEFPPNTPPEKNKPQTPVVAHSSHPQAWKWYDYFTFNIDHKVIGIQYLVTAFVFYLIGGLMAMAIRVELATPEADLLDPNLYNAFMTNHGTIMIFLWIVPSAIGGFGNFLVPLMVGARDMAFPKLNAIAFWLNPPAGALLLGSFIFGGSQSGWTAYPPLSLVTAPIAQTMWILAIVLVGTSSILGSLNFVITILMMKVPSMKWDQLPLFCWAILATSVLALVSTPVLAAGLILLLFDLNFGTSFFKPDAGGNVVIYQHLFWFYSHPAVYLMILPIFGIMSEVIPVHARKPIFGYKAIAYSSLAICVVGLFVWVHHMFTSGTPGWMRMFFTISTLIVAVPTGVKIFGWVATLWGGKIRFTSAMLFAIGLLSMFVMGGLSGVTMGTAPFDVHVHDTYYVVAHFHYVLFGGSVFGIYAGIYHWFPKMTGRMLNETWGRIHFALTLIGTNLTFLPMHELGLQGMPRRVAMYDPQFIDLNQICTVGSIILGLSVIPFTINIIYSWSKGKLAGDNPWQALTLEWTTSSPPSIENWEVLPVVTHGPYDYGHSNEVQPAATPEVSA, from the coding sequence ATGACACAGGTAGAATTTCCACCGAATACACCACCAGAAAAAAATAAGCCCCAAACTCCGGTGGTTGCTCACAGTTCTCATCCCCAAGCGTGGAAATGGTACGACTACTTCACGTTTAATATTGACCACAAGGTAATTGGTATTCAATACCTAGTGACAGCGTTTGTATTTTATCTGATTGGCGGACTGATGGCGATGGCTATCCGTGTCGAACTAGCAACGCCAGAGGCAGATTTGCTAGACCCAAATCTATATAACGCTTTCATGACCAATCACGGAACGATCATGATTTTCTTATGGATCGTTCCTAGTGCCATCGGGGGATTTGGCAACTTTCTGGTACCGCTAATGGTTGGTGCTAGAGATATGGCTTTCCCGAAACTGAACGCGATCGCTTTTTGGTTAAACCCACCAGCCGGGGCGCTGCTGTTAGGTAGTTTCATCTTCGGCGGTTCGCAATCAGGTTGGACAGCTTACCCACCTTTGAGTTTGGTGACAGCACCAATTGCTCAAACTATGTGGATATTAGCGATCGTTTTGGTGGGAACTTCTTCAATTTTGGGTTCACTCAACTTTGTGATCACCATTTTGATGATGAAAGTTCCTAGCATGAAATGGGATCAGTTGCCTTTATTTTGTTGGGCAATCCTGGCAACTTCAGTTTTGGCACTTGTATCTACACCTGTGTTAGCAGCAGGTTTAATCCTGCTATTGTTTGACCTCAACTTTGGCACTTCCTTCTTTAAACCAGATGCAGGTGGTAACGTCGTTATCTACCAACATTTATTCTGGTTCTATTCTCACCCAGCAGTATATTTGATGATTCTGCCCATCTTCGGCATCATGTCGGAGGTGATTCCAGTTCATGCGCGCAAACCGATTTTTGGTTATAAAGCGATCGCTTATTCGAGTTTAGCCATCTGTGTTGTGGGTTTGTTCGTCTGGGTACACCACATGTTTACCAGCGGCACCCCTGGCTGGATGCGGATGTTTTTCACAATCTCTACCCTCATCGTCGCCGTTCCCACTGGTGTGAAAATTTTCGGTTGGGTTGCGACTTTGTGGGGTGGTAAAATCCGGTTCACAAGCGCCATGCTATTCGCCATTGGCTTGTTGTCCATGTTTGTGATGGGCGGCTTAAGCGGCGTGACAATGGGAACAGCCCCCTTTGATGTGCATGTCCACGACACATATTATGTAGTGGCGCACTTCCACTACGTGCTATTTGGCGGTTCCGTGTTTGGCATCTACGCCGGTATATATCACTGGTTCCCCAAAATGACCGGACGGATGTTAAATGAAACCTGGGGCCGGATTCACTTTGCCCTGACTCTCATCGGCACCAACCTTACCTTCCTACCCATGCACGAGTTGGGTTTGCAAGGAATGCCCCGACGAGTTGCCATGTATGACCCCCAATTTATCGACCTCAATCAAATTTGTACCGTTGGTTCAATTATCTTGGGGTTATCGGTAATTCCCTTCACCATCAACATCATCTACAGTTGGAGCAAAGGCAAGCTAGCGGGTGATAATCCTTGGCAAGCTTTGACATTGGAATGGACAACCAGTTCACCACCATCAATTGAGAACTGGGAAGTATTACCTGTTGTCACTCATGGCCCTTACGACTACGGTCATAGTAATGAAGTACAGCCAGCAGCGACACCAGAAGTTAGTGCTTAG